A single genomic interval of Drosophila virilis strain 15010-1051.87 chromosome 2, Dvir_AGI_RSII-ME, whole genome shotgun sequence harbors:
- the LOC6630152 gene encoding neprilysin-1, with protein MKCRLELNFLLLLMWGISDIWLLPSPNLESEFNAMFLAQVLRNVNASVEPCQDFYGYACGNWSANYNDIQSYLDMPGYMDYKFNKQLLSALETHSSEGGIYDQLWAYYVACRDLAQPALNELLHLLEPQLGLEWPIFRSNQSELWRNVTQFDWLATLAKLRVYGLNGVFIKQDVNVRRENGTHYVILFAPQPADAMPLTEQEVQDLYVAFGLDEPLSKNLTAKLMQLEWRLGNMTRQAADQPTDSLPEWTLPQLQQRLPQINWRHYLAELLEKPADAVQLLQVSALNASYLEQLQLILGESSNETICYYLMFKLLYALNEELPPTGPNETRSMACVLQLRGHMPLAMNYLYEQHYYKERREQTDAALQRLQQKLRKEFEQLLIENHLQLDELEHAYVLEELRSLRLKIGNIPPGLTMAQLTMYYHDLQLLPNDFYCNKLQLLRFYQRLEQQLLANKPGVWPVHDYYQQDAVVARSSSPVKIFRNAVLLPHGYLQLPLYDARLSEMLQHAQLGFILAHELQHAFDLFHIVYDARGNYNQTGLALLQHYANFTSCYTRQNAQQLLLSESMSDIVGLRLAFASYFDHVQPADRPPVGNYTQEQLFFINSVQFLCANMQKIATMTTMEDAEHGLHNERVNRNWPHHEEFAKAFNCTSGQPMYQAEPCRLW; from the coding sequence ATGAAGTGTCGCCTCGAATTGaatttcctgctgctgctgatgtgggGCATATCAGACATTTGGCTGCTGCCCAGTCCCAACTTGGAGTCAGAATTCAATGCAATGTTTCTGGCGCAAGTGTTGCGAAATGTAAACGCCAGCGTTGAGCCTTGCCAGGATTTCTATGGTTATGCCTGTGGCAATTGGAGTGCAAACTATAACGACATTCAAAGCTACCTGGATATGCCCGGCTACATGgattacaaatttaataaacagcTGCTAAGTGCCTTGGAAACGCATAGCTCTGAAGGCGGCATCTACGATCAGCTGTGGGCATACTATGTGGCTTGCCGTGATCTGGCTCAGCCGGCACTAAATGAACTGCTGCATTTGCTGGAGCCCCAGCTGGGTCTGGAATGGCCCATCTTTCGGAGTAATCAGAGCGAACTGTGGCGCAACGTAACACAATTTGATTGGCTCGCCACGCTGGCCAAGCTGCGCGTCTATGGACTCAATGGTGTTTTTATCAAACAGGATGTGAATGTGCGACGCGAGAATGGAACGCATTATGTGATTCTGTTTGCGCCGCAGCCCGCCGACGCAATGCCGCTAACTGAACAGGAGGTACAAGATTTGTACGTAGCCTTTGGACTGGATGAACCGCTGTCCAAGAATCTTACTGCCAAACTAATGCAGCTGGAGTGGCGACTGGGGAACATGACGCGCCAAGCAGCAGATCAACCTACAGACAGCCTGCCCGAGTGGACGTTgccacagctgcagcaacgGCTGCCCCAAATCAATTGGCGCCACTATTTGGCAGAGCTGCTGGAGAAGCCAGCGGATGCAGTTCAGTTGCTCCAAGTGTCTGCGCTGAATGCCAGCTATctggagcagctgcaactAATACTTGGAGAGAGCTCCAATGAAACTATCTGTTATTATCTCATGTTCAAGCTGCTCTATGCACTCAACGAGGAGCTGCCGCCCACTGGCCCAAACGAAACGCGTTCCATGGCCTGCGTGCTGCAGTTGCGCGGCCACATGCCACTTGCCATGAACTACCTGTACGAGCAGCATTACTATAAGGAACGACGTGAGCAAACTGATGCGGCGCTGCAGCGACTGCAGCAGAAGCTACGCAAGGAATTTGAGCAACTACTAATTGAGAATCATTTACAGCTGGATGAGCTGGAGCATGCCTATGTGCTAGAGGAGCTGCGTAGTCTGCGCCTCAAGATAGGCAATATACCTCCAGGCTTAACAATGGCCCAGCTGACAATGTACTACCATGATTTACAGTTGCTGCCAAATGACTTCTATTGCAACAAGTTGCAGCTACTGCGTTTTTATCAACGCCTCGAACAGCAGTTGCTGGCCAATAAGCCAGGTGTCTGGCCAGTACATGACTACTATCAGCAGGATGCTGTGGTGGCACGCAGCTCCTCGCCGGTAAAAATCTTCCGAAATGCCGTGCTGCTGCCACACGGGTATTTGCAACTGCCGCTTTACGATGCCCGCCTCTCAGAGATGCTGCAACATGCCCAGCTGGGTTTCATACTGGCGCACGAGCTACAACATGCCTTTGACCTATTTCACATTGTGTACGATGCCCGAGGCAACTACAATCAGACCGGGTTGGCGTTGCTGCAGCATTACGCTAACTTCACCAGCTGCTATACCAGACAAAAtgcccagcagctgctgctctccgAAAGCATGTCGGACATTGTGGGTCTGCGTTTGGCCTTCGCCTCATACTTTGATCATGTGCAACCAGCTGACCGGCCCCCAGTTGGCAATTATACACAGGAGCAGCTCTTCTTTATCAACTCCGTGCAGTTTTTGTGCGCCAACATGCAAAAAATTGCGACCATGACCACCATGGAGGATGCGGAACACGGACTGCATAATGAGCGAGTCAATCGCAATTGGCCGCATCACGAGGAATTTGCCAAGGCTTTCAACTGCACTTCGGGTCAGCCCATGTACCAGGCGGAGCCGTGTCGCCTGTGGTGA